The genomic window GCGCGCCTCAATGCCGGATGGCGAGGCGGTCACGCTGGTCGTGAAAGGCCCGAAAAACCTGTTCGAGCAATTGAAGACCCAGCCGGGCTTTGAAGAAGAAACGATGAAATTTACCGAGACCACCGATATCGATCTTTCAATCGAGTTGGGTGAAAGCGTGTTCGTGACGCGCATGTCCGCCTGGGCATCCAGTCTTCGCAAGGTGATGAAATGAGTGAAGGCGAAAATCACCACCACGGCAAGAACGAGATCATCATCGTCAAACGCCATAAGGGCGGGCACGATGGCGCCCATGGCGGCGCGTGGAAGATCGCTTATGCCGACTTCATGACAGCGATGATGGCGTTCTTCCTCGTCATGTGGCTGGTCAATGCCGCCAATGAGGAGACCAAGGCCTCGGTCGCCAGCTATTTCAACCCGATAAAGCTGTCGGACGAGAAGCCCTCGTCCAAGGGGCTGGAAAAGCCCGTCGATAAGGAAGAGGGCGTCCAGAAAAAGGACCAGTCCAACATCCAGGCGGAGAAGGTGACCAAGGGCTCCGCCGCGGCGACGGGCGAGGACCTGACGTCGCAGACCGGCGAACAGTCGAACTTCTCCGAGGCCGACTTTTTCGAAAATCCCTATTCCGTGTTGGCGGAAATCGCCCAGCAGGTCGGGCAGCAGGCCAATGTCAGCGCCAAGGGCGAGGGCGGTGCGGCCGATTCCGGCCCGGCGACGGGCGCAAGCGGCGGCGAAGCCTATCGCGATCCCTTCGATCCGGATTTCTGGACGCAGCAGGTGAAAATCACCCGCGCCGACCAGAAGCAGGTTCCCGCAGAGGCCGCGCAAGCTGCCGATGGCAAACAACAGGATGTGGCGGCCAAGGAGGCTGACAAGACCGCCGAGGCGGTCACGCTCGTGCAGGCCGGCACACCCGCCGACAAGACGGAAGATGGCAAGCCGACGGAAATCGCATCAGTAGTGCCGCAGCAGCGCCCGGATGCCGCCGAGCAGGCCGCGCTTGCCAAGCCCAATCCGGATGAGGCAAGCAAAGCCAGCGATGCCGAATGGGAAAAAGCCGATACGCTGCGCGAAGAAATCGAGAAGCAGATATCCGGCATCACCGGCAAGCTTTCCGAGGGACTGGTGGTGACGCCGGCCGAAGGCGGATTGCTGTTGACCATTTCCGACCAGGCGGAAACGCCGATGTTCAATATCGGATCGGCCGTTCCCCGGGGCGAGCTGGTTCTGGCCATGGAGAAGATCGGTAAATTGCTGCAGGAGCGCGGCGGCAGCGTGGTGATCCGCGGCCATACCGACGGCCGGCAGTTCAAGGGTGAGGCCAATGACAACTGGCGTCTCTCCATGGATCGTGCCCATAGCGCCTATTACATGCTGGTGCGCGGCGGCCTCTCGGAAGAACGGGTGAAACAGGTTTCGGGTTTCGCGGACCGCAGATTGCAGGTGCCGTCGGACCCCCTGGCGGATGCCAACCGCCGTATCGAAATCCTGCTTGAGGC from Agrobacterium tumefaciens includes these protein-coding regions:
- a CDS encoding MotB family protein, giving the protein MSEGENHHHGKNEIIIVKRHKGGHDGAHGGAWKIAYADFMTAMMAFFLVMWLVNAANEETKASVASYFNPIKLSDEKPSSKGLEKPVDKEEGVQKKDQSNIQAEKVTKGSAAATGEDLTSQTGEQSNFSEADFFENPYSVLAEIAQQVGQQANVSAKGEGGAADSGPATGASGGEAYRDPFDPDFWTQQVKITRADQKQVPAEAAQAADGKQQDVAAKEADKTAEAVTLVQAGTPADKTEDGKPTEIASVVPQQRPDAAEQAALAKPNPDEASKASDAEWEKADTLREEIEKQISGITGKLSEGLVVTPAEGGLLLTISDQAETPMFNIGSAVPRGELVLAMEKIGKLLQERGGSVVIRGHTDGRQFKGEANDNWRLSMDRAHSAYYMLVRGGLSEERVKQVSGFADRRLQVPSDPLADANRRIEILLEADRG